The genomic segment GGCCGAGGAGGTCGTGTGCCCAGTGGAGGTCGGAGCGGGCGAGGGCCTGGGTGCCGGCGCGGGTCAGCGCGGTGACGGACCGGCCGCGCAGGGTCTCGGTCCGCTCGTCGAGCAGGCCCAGTTCTGCGCGGTAGCGGTGGGCGCGCTCCAGGTGTCCGCCGATCGCGCCGTCGCCGCCGCGCAGGACGCTGGGCAGTTCGGCGGCCCGTTCGTGGCGTTCGGCCTTGGCGCGCTTGGACATGCACTGGTACGCGACTTCCTGGACGAGTCCGCTGCTGAACCGGAAGAGTCCCTGGCCGGAGGTGGCGGGGCCGGGTTCGATCAGCCGGCGGCGGCTGAGACGCGCCAGCGCCGCCGGCACGACGACGTCGCCGCGCCCGCCGGGCGGGCCGCCGGCGGACGGCGGGGTGGGGCGGCCGTCGGGCCCGGGGCCCGTCCGGGACAGCCGGACCAGCTCCCGCTCGGTGAACTCCCGGCCGACGATCGCCGCCAGATCGAGTGCGGTGCGCTCGCCCCGGCCCAGCGCGCCGATCCGCGCTTCGAGCAACGCCTGTACGGTCGCGGGCAGTTCGTCGTCCCCGTCACCGAGCGGTCCGGTGCCGGTCCCGGAGGTGGCGAGCAGTTGCTCCAGGTAGAGGGGGTTGCCCTCGGCGCGGGCGAGCAGTCCGGCCGGTGCCGTGTCCTGGTGGGCGTCGAGGTCGGCCAGCCCGGCGGCCAGTCGGGCGGATTCGGTGCCGGAGAGACCGGTGAGGGTCAGCGTCCGGCGCCCGGGGTCCACGGGCTCCCCGGTGCTGGTCCGGCCGTCCAGGAGGTCGGGCCGGGCCAGACGGACCACCAGGACGGCGGCCCGGCCGAGCAGGCCGACGAGCCGGTCCACGGTCTCCAGGAGGGCGGGGCCGGCCCAGTGGCAGTCGTCGAGCAGCAGGACCACCGGGCGCCGCCTGGCGAGCAGTTCGAGCACGACGGCCAGGGCGGCGCAGGTGTCGTCGACCGAGGAGTTCGGGGTGCCGTCGCGCAGCAGTCCGCCGGTCAGCAGGGCGAGCGCCTCGTCGGCCGCGGCCGAGCCGGTGGGCGGTCCGTGCCGGTTCCCGGTGATGTCCGTCCCGGCGGCGGCGAGCAGGTCCCGTACGGCGTCGGCGAGCGGGGCGAGCGTGCCGTGGTCGCCGTACGTGCGGCACCGCCCGGCCCCGTACGGCAGGGCCGAGATCTCCGTCCGGCGGCGCAGCCATTCGCGGGCCAGCCGGGTCTTGCCGATTCCGGCCTCGCCGCCGATGTGCAGCAGCTGGGCGCCCTTGCCGGTCGCCGCCCGGTCCAACGCGGCGTCCAGTTCGGCCAGTTCGCGTTCCCGTCCGACGAAGGGCACATCGAAGCGGCGGAGCAGTTCCGGGTCGTCCGCGCCCAGGGCCAGCAACCGGTAGGCGTGGACGGACTCCGTCTTGCCCTTGAGCCGCAGTGGGCCGACCTCCTCCACGGTCACGGTGGGTCCGGCGGCGAGCAGGGTCTGCGGGCCGATGAGGATGTCCCCCGGGCCGGCGTTCTGTTCCAGCCGTGCGGCGATGTTGACGGTCTCGCCCGAGATGAGCGCCTGTCGCGCGGTGGCGTCGGCGCCCGCGACCACCTGCCCGGTGTTGACGCCGATACGGACGTCCAGCCGGATGCCGAGGGCCGCGTCCAGCTCGGCGTTGAGCCCGTCCAGGGCGTCCAGCATGCCGAGCGCCGCCGCCAGCGCGCGGCGCGCGTCGTCCTCGCGGACCACGGGGACGCCGAACACCGCCATCACGGCGTCACCGATGAACTTCTCCGGGGTGCCCCCGCACGCCTCGATCCGACGGCTCATCAGGTCGAAGTAGCGCAGGGTGACGGACCGCAGCGTTTCCGGGTCGAGCGTCCCGGAGAGCGCGGTGGAACCGACGAGGTCGCAGAACACCACGGTCACGAGCTTGCGTTCGTCGTCCGGCGCGGTGCCCGCCGGTACGGGGCAGGGCGTACCGCAGGAGGGGCAGAACCGGGCCGCGTCCGGCAGGTCCCGGCGGCACGAGGTGCAGGTCATGACGGTGTCCTTCTCTGTGGGCGGGGCGGCGCGTCCGGCGCGCGCGCCCGGCCGGTGCGCGCCCGCCGGGCGGAGGGCCGTCCTCCTTCTTCCGGACGTACGTGAATGACTCCGACGGCGTGGCGGGTGCGCGTGCCGGGCGCTTCGGGCCGCACTCCTCCGGGCTTACGGCGGGCGGGACTTCGCGGACACGGCCCTGGCGCCGCTCCCGCGGGCCTCGCCGGGAGCGGCACCGGTGCGGTGGCCGGCAAGGTTTGCCCCGAAGGAGCGTCGTCCGGTGCGTGCGATCGCACGGCGGCCGGCAGTCACTGGAGGGGGTCCCCCCTGGCCCTCAGGACCTTGGGGGAGGAGCTACCAGGGCCTTCGGCCAACGCGACGAGGACGGGGCCTCCCCCGGTCGAGCGAGGCCGAGAGCTCGGGGAAGTGCCGGGCGGCGCGACGGGGCGAAGCTCGCCGGGAGCGGCACTAGAACAGCGCCCCGCCCGCGATCTCGCCGTGTGCCTGGACCTCGGGGCCGACCGCGTCCAGACGGTTCTTGATGTCGAGCAGGAGGACCAGTTCCTCCTGGCTGAGTGCGCTCAGTACCTCCTGTTGTTCCTCGGTGAGCATGTCGACGGCGAAGCCCGCGCCGTGCAGCGCGGCCAGTCGGTCTTCCGGTTCGTTCATGTGGGGCCTCCGATCAACGCGTGGGTGTCCGGCTCCCCGGGGGCCGGCGGGGCCGGTCCGGGGCGCCCGAGCCGGACGAACAGCTGGGTGAGCGCGTCGGTGGTGTGCAGCGCGCTGACGGCCACGGCGGCCTCCTGGTCCGGGGTGAGCGGCAGCCGGTCGAGCAGGGCGTGGAGATCGTCGAGGTGGCCGGTGTCGAGCCGGGCGTGTTCCCTCACGGTCCGGAAGGCGGCCGGGGGCAGACCGGTGGCGGCGGTCAGGCGGGGCGCCAGTCCGGCGGCGGGCGCGTGGCCCTCCAGGACGGCGATGTAGCCGAGCAGGGACACGGGGTGGTGGTGCTCGGCCCAGTAGTACTGCGCCCCCACCAGGGAGGCGACGACGGCCGGGGGCACCCGGGTGAGCGGCGCGGTGGGATCGGCGCCCGCGGCGGCGAGGTCGGCCAGCAGCCAGTCGTCGTGGTCGGTCTCCTCCCGGGCGTGCGCGGTGAAGTAGTCCGCGAGCGGGGCGCCCAGCGGGTCCCCGGCCGTGGCCAGCCGCTCGCCGCGCCGGGCGGCCAGCCGCATCAGCGGTACGGAGGCCCGGATCACCGCGTGCATGGCGCAGAGGTAGTCGAGGTATCTCGGCAGCAGACCGTCCGAGCGCCACAGGGTGGCCGTCGCGGTGCGCAACGACGGTTCGGTGAGGGCGAGTTTGGCGCGCAGTCGCCGGGCGGCGCCGCCCGGTCCGGCCGCCCTCACCGGCCCTCCCCCGGCGCGGGCAGGGGGGCGTCGGCGCGTCCGGCCGTGTGGGCCCCGGCCGGCCCGCGCGGCGTCAGCAGGTCGGCGTAGGGGGCGCAGCCGTGTCGCCGCACCAGCGCCACGGGTCCCTGCTCGACCTGCGCGCGGGCGGCCGTCAGATCGAGGAGAACACCGGCCGGTCCGGCGGCCACGGCTTCGACGGCCGCCGTGATCCGGGGGTGTTCGCCCAGTGCCCGGCAGCCGGCGCAGTAGCCGTCGGCGGGGACGTCGGGTGCGTGACGTGCGTACAGATGGCTGGGGCCGACCGTCCTGATCATGCGCAACAGCGGTGACAGGAGGGTGCGTTCGCGGATCTCCGGCCAGGTGTCGTCGGCGATGTGGCCGAGTCGCAGATGGGCGGGCGCCGGTCTGCGGTCGACCGTGTCCTGGTTGCAGCAGGCGAG from the Streptomyces sp. AM 4-1-1 genome contains:
- a CDS encoding iron-containing redox enzyme family protein; amino-acid sequence: MRAAGPGGAARRLRAKLALTEPSLRTATATLWRSDGLLPRYLDYLCAMHAVIRASVPLMRLAARRGERLATAGDPLGAPLADYFTAHAREETDHDDWLLADLAAAGADPTAPLTRVPPAVVASLVGAQYYWAEHHHPVSLLGYIAVLEGHAPAAGLAPRLTAATGLPPAAFRTVREHARLDTGHLDDLHALLDRLPLTPDQEAAVAVSALHTTDALTQLFVRLGRPGPAPPAPGEPDTHALIGGPT
- a CDS encoding adenylate/guanylate cyclase domain-containing protein, whose amino-acid sequence is MTCTSCRRDLPDAARFCPSCGTPCPVPAGTAPDDERKLVTVVFCDLVGSTALSGTLDPETLRSVTLRYFDLMSRRIEACGGTPEKFIGDAVMAVFGVPVVREDDARRALAAALGMLDALDGLNAELDAALGIRLDVRIGVNTGQVVAGADATARQALISGETVNIAARLEQNAGPGDILIGPQTLLAAGPTVTVEEVGPLRLKGKTESVHAYRLLALGADDPELLRRFDVPFVGRERELAELDAALDRAATGKGAQLLHIGGEAGIGKTRLAREWLRRRTEISALPYGAGRCRTYGDHGTLAPLADAVRDLLAAAGTDITGNRHGPPTGSAAADEALALLTGGLLRDGTPNSSVDDTCAALAVVLELLARRRPVVLLLDDCHWAGPALLETVDRLVGLLGRAAVLVVRLARPDLLDGRTSTGEPVDPGRRTLTLTGLSGTESARLAAGLADLDAHQDTAPAGLLARAEGNPLYLEQLLATSGTGTGPLGDGDDELPATVQALLEARIGALGRGERTALDLAAIVGREFTERELVRLSRTGPGPDGRPTPPSAGGPPGGRGDVVVPAALARLSRRRLIEPGPATSGQGLFRFSSGLVQEVAYQCMSKRAKAERHERAAELPSVLRGGDGAIGGHLERAHRYRAELGLLDERTETLRGRSVTALTRAGTQALARSDLHWAHDLLGRAAQLCPTGEQAAVPALRALGEVRVALGRTDEGRSLLTQVLTTATDPVETAHARLALAVLATRPDPDAITGTVHAVLPVFEAADDATGQARAHLRLAQQRQRAGRHDEAYRYLGRALRHAVRAEAEPERAAALGAMGVSLWRGPEPVPTAVARCRTLLAEHGGGRRTVRVTLNCPLAVLLALQDRADEARDCLAEADRLAGELGYAEAEVFLPVFRATVEALLGRRQEALDLVRRADEAARALGAPGMLAAVGLDTARLLLDAGRPARARQRLTLVGPPEALPYADTIDLDGLLGRLAAAEGAAERALRHVESAVAAAARTDSPLVQAVAALDRAETLLLLGRRTEAAASARVAGARFSDKGHLPGVRRAGRLAARAAGATDTERS
- a CDS encoding aroma-sacti cluster domain-containing protein is translated as MNEPEDRLAALHGAGFAVDMLTEEQQEVLSALSQEELVLLLDIKNRLDAVGPEVQAHGEIAGGALF